The sequence below is a genomic window from Candidatus Thiodiazotropha endoloripes.
CATGCATGGTATAAATCCTTCTATTCAAGTCTTTTTGATAGATTACTTAAATCAAATGAATGCGAGAATACCCGATCTTCTTGATGCTGATTCCCTTTCCGGCACAGAAGAAGAAAAAGAAAAAACCATTTCTACTCTTCAAAATGATGTATCTGATTTACTTGGGAAGTTTCTTTCACAACTACAGCAACATACGCAAACTGAGCATGCCAACCCAATTATGCAAATGGTATGCGCCTTACCTAAAGATGAATTAGCTGCCATGGCAGAATCTCTTGTAAACCTTACTGCATTCAAAAGGCGAATGACTAAGTCATTAGAGACAGTTGGCGGTCCCATTGATGTTGCTGTTATTTCAAAAGGCGATGGCCTAGTATGGGTAAAGCGGAAGCACTATTTTCCTTCAGAGCTTAATCAACACTTTTTTGCAAATTACTTCAGAGGAATGATCAATGAGCCAAACTAAAAAAGAACCTTCAAATAAAGATATAACGTGTAACTCTTTTGAGGAGTGGAGGGCTCATTACTTGCCTAAAACAACTGAAAGGGAAATCACAGAAAACCTCCGGTCTGACACATCTAAGCTTGCTGTCACGCTGGCAAACAAAACTATTGATGATCTGTTGTCACAAAAAGCTCTTAACAAGTAGCTGCATCGGAAAAACCAGTCGCTGCGCTCCCGGTTTTCCGCTGAGCTAGGCGTTATGCCTCAAAGAGCTTGGAAGAGACATCCATGTGTTTATGAAGAATTCGAATTATCTCTACGCATTCGGTACCAGAGATCCTGTAATAGATTACGTGGCTGATCACTGGGAATTTTCTATATCCAGGTCTTATATAGTCACAAGCACTTCCGAGGTTTGGGTTGTCTGCCAACTGATGAAAGGAATCGTCAAATTGATGCAAGTATTTGTTGCGCTGATTTCTACCCCATCGCTTTTGGGTAAAAACGGCAATCGCCTTCAAATCATCTTTCGCTCTGGCTTTAAGCTTGAAGGTGGGTATCAATGAGAATCGTCATCAAGTTCAGAAATCAGCCCGTCGAGGGAATACTCTACAAAATCGCTAGATTCGCCTTCATCCAGCATTTTTCGAAGTGCAACAAGTTTTGTCTCCTCTTCCTCAAGCAACCTCAAACCTGCACGCACAACCTCACTGGTAGAAGAAAATCTTCCGTTTTTCAATTGGTTATCAATAAAAGAGTTAAAGTGTTCATTAAGGGTAATGCTCGTGTTCTTGCTCATCTGCTTAGCCTAAGGTTGGTACCAATATTTGGTACTATAGTCAGGCATTACAAGGGGGTCAAGCCGCTCGTTGCACTCGCTAGGACACTCCGCAGCTATGCTGCTCCGTGCCTCTTACCCCAACGTTATGTTTTAGTGAAAAATCGAAATGAATAGCAGAACTTTACTCTCAATCGGATTGAAATTGTTCGGTATATATTTCTTAGTATCGGGAATATCCGCTATTACACAAATAGTTTGGATATTTGACTCTAATAGCAGAGAGGGATTTCAAACCACTCAAATACTCGCAATTTCCTGGCATCTTGCGTTTCTGGTTTTTGTCGGTCTTTTGTTCACATTTAAAAGTGAACTAGTTGCTTATGTGCTTGATAGTTCAGAGTCAAAGGAAATATCAAAGAGCGATATATCAATTAACAATATCCTTCGCTTAATCGGTGTATTTCTAATAGCAACATCAATAGGTTCATTTTTAAAGAGTGTTATACCCCTATTCCCATCAGAAATAGAATTAATGTTTGATTTTGGTGACTTTTTATCGACATTAGCAAGCCTAATAATTGGTGCAACATTAATATTTAGCCCAAGAGTGCTTAATGATTTGTTTAAAAATAAAACATAACCAAGAGCTCCATTGGATGCTCGCTATCGCTCGCCCCACTGAGCCCAAGCGTTCGGCAGCAAATAACCAGTTCATCAAATCGCATTGAAGATGGAAAGAAAAGAAAAAACAATATTACTTAGGCCGGCGAAACCGGAATTTGAAGAGGGTTTGCAATTCGCTCATTACCTCGATCAGGCTGCAGAAGGGTTTTTCCGAATTATGCTGGGCCGAGAATCAGAAAGCATTATCGCTACGGCATACATTGATAGAGGGCATTCACTCTCCTATGAGCATGTGATTTTTGCCGAAGTTGATACAAAAATAGTCGGTATGAGTTCATCATTTACTGAAAAACAACAGCGTATGTTTTCTGAAGAGCCACTACAAAGTGCTGCAAAAAGAAACGTTATTCGACTGAAACTTATGCGGATCCTTTTTGCGCCAATATGGCGTATCCTTGAGACTATCCCTGAGGGTGATTTCTACGTACAGGGAATCGCAATCGAAGCCGAATTTAGAGGAGCCGGTATTGGCTCAATCCTCATGCAGGAGATAGAGAATCGTGCTAGAGCAAGTGGGTCAACCAGACTCAGTTTGGATGTTTCAGCAAAAAATGATGGTGCCAGGAGATTGTACAAACGGCTTGGAATGGTTGAGTCCTCGAAATGGCCAAATTCAAGTTTTATTCCAACTGTGTTTATCAGAATGACCAAATATTTGTAGCCTCTGCGCTTAAACAGCCTAACAGTGCAATCAGCTTGTCGGGCCTTGCGGCCCACAAGTTAGCGAGACCTCACGGGCCCAAATTACCCATGAAAAGTCGTCTCAAATCTTACTGGCAAGTGATATTTGGTTTATTAAACGGGAATTACATCACCCGGTATTCTTACCGTTCCTTCCATCAGGATGCGGGCACTCCTGCTCATCACCACCTTCTCTACAATCCAGTTGCCAGCCTGTTGGGAGGCGGCCGCGCCGACCTTAAGGGCGCCTGAGGGATGCCCGAAGGTGACCGACTCCCGGTCGCCACCACCAGCGGCCAGGTTGACCAGGGTGCCGGGTATTGCGGCCGCTGTACCGATCGCCACTGCGGCTGTACCCATCATGGCGTGGTGCAGTTTGCCCATGGAGAGCGCTCTGACATTGAGATCGATGGCATCGGCTGATATTCCTTTGCCACTTGATGCGGTATAGCTGGCGGAGGGAGAGACAAAGGCGACTTTCGGGGTGTGCTGACGGGCTGCTGCCTCCGACACTGCGTTGATCAGTCCCATTTTGATTGCCCCATGGGCGCGGATCGTCTCGAAGCGCTCCAGTGCCGCCGGGTCGCCGTTGATGGCTTCCTGCAGTTCGGTGCCGTTATAGCCGATCTCATCCGCATTAAGAAAGATGGTGGGGATGCCGGCGTTGATCATGGTGGCCTTGAAGCTGCCGATACCCGGTACCTCCAGATCGTCCACCAGGTTGCCGGTGGGAAACATCGCCTCCGAAGGGTCTACAGGGCTCATGAATTCGATCTTTACTTCAGCGGCGGGGAAGGTGACCCCGTCGAGTTCGAAGTCGCCGGTCTCCTGGACCTCGCCATTGGTGATCGGAACATTGGCGATGATGGTCTTTTGGATGTTCTTTTGCCAGATGCGTACCACGGCGATGCCGTTGTCAGGGACTCGCTCAGGGGCCACCAGGCCGCTGGCGATGGCGAAGGAGCCTACGGCGGCGGTGAGGTTGCCGCAGTTGCCGCTCCAGTCGACGAAGGCCTTGTCGATGGCGACCTGACCGAACAGATAGTCCACATCGTGATCCGGCTGATCGCTTTTCGCCAGGATCACTGTTTTGCTGGTGCTGGAGGTGGCGCCGCCCATGCCATCGGTCTGTTTGCCGTAGGGGTCGGGGCTGCCGATTACTCTGAGCAGCAGCTGGTCGCGGGCTTCACCCGGTTGCTGGGCGGCTTCGGGCAGGTCGGTCAGGTTGAAGAAGACGCCTTTGCTGGTGCCGCCGCGCATGTAGGTGGCGGGGATTTTGATTTGGGGTTTGTGGGGCATGGGTGTTACCTCGTTGTTCCTGCTGATTTTAATCCCCCTCTCCCCCGGCCCCTCTCCCGCGAGGGGAGAGGGGGGGTAAGAGGGTGGGTGCCAGTCAGGATTGAATCTGTTTTGTTTCGGCTGTTTTGACCTTGTTTGATGGGTTGGTCATCTTTGGGTGAACACCTCTGTTGGTTTCGTTCATGCTGCCTTTGACGGGGATTAATTCGGTATATGGCATGGGCGTTACTCCTTTTCCTGTTGATTCCCCCTCTCCCCCAGCCCCTCTCCCGCGAGGGGAGAGGGGGGTAAGAGGGTGGGTGCCAGTCAGGATTGAATCTGTTTTGTTTCGGCTGTTTTGACCTTGTTTGATGGGTTGTTCATCTTTGGATGTACGCCTCTGTTGTTTTCGTCAGCACTGCCTTTGACGGGGATTAATTCGGTATATGGCATGGGCGTTACTCCTTTTCCTGTTGATTCCCCCTCTCCCCCAGCCCCTCTCCCGCGAGGGGAGAGGGGGGTAAGAGGGTGGGTGCCAGTCAGGATTGAATTTGTTTTGTTTAGGCTGTAGTGACCTTGTTTGATGGGTTGGTCATCTTTGGGTGAACGCCTCTGTTGTTTTCGTCAGCACTGCCTTTGACGGGATTAATTCGGTATATGGCATGGGTGTTACTCCTTTTCCTGTTGATTCCCCCTCTCCCCCGGCCCCTCTCCCGCGAGGGGAGAGGGGGGTAAGAGGGTGGGTGCTAGTCAGGTTTGAATCTGTTTTGTTTAGGCTGTAGTGACCTTGTTTGATGGGTTGGTCATCTTTGGGTGAACACCTATGTTGGTTTCGTTCATGCTGCCTTTGACGGGGATTGATTCGGTATATGGCATGGGCGTTACTCCTGTTCCTTTTGATTCCCCCTCTCCCCCGACCCCTCTCCCGCGAGGGGAGAGGGGGGTAAGAGAGAGAGGATTTCAGTCAGGACAGATTCGGTGTTGTTGAGGATGTCGTGGTTCCAGAAGCGCAGGATCTGGAAGCCCTGTTGGCTGAGCCAGGCATCCCGTTTGCGATCGGTGGAACTTTGATTGTGCTGGCCACCATCACACTCGATGATCAGCTTTTCACTAAAGTGGATGAAATCCACGATGTAAGGTCCTACGGGCTGTTGTCGTCGAAACTTCTGACCTGACAGCCGATGGGCCCTTAAATGCTTCCATAAGACTCTCTCCGCGTCGGTCATGTTCTGACGCAATCGTTTTGCGAAAATCCGTTTGTTCATAAGCATCCTCCTTGATGCAAAAGCTCCCCTCTCCCCTCGTGGGAGAGGGGCCGGGGGAGAGGGGGTGAACCCCGCTTGAGAGGCGGATAGCATCATTAACCGGCTTCCGCTTCCAAAAAGTCATTGGCAAAGCGCTGCAGTACCCCACCGGCGCCATATACGGAGACCTCTTCCGCGGTATCGAGCCGGCAGGTGACCGGGATCTCCACCGACTCCCCGTTGCGGCGGTGCATCACCACGGTCAGTTCCGCTCTGGGGGTGGGTTGGCCGATCACGTCGAAGGTCTCGGTGCCATCGATGTCGTAGCTCTGTCGGTTCTCTCCGGGCATGAACTCCAGCGGCAGTACACCCATGCCCACCAGGTTGGTGCGGTGGATGCGCTCGAAGCCCTCGGCCAGAATCGCTTCAACCCCGGCCAGGCGCACGCCTTTGGCGGCCCAGTCCCGGGAGGAGCCCTGTCCGTAGTCGGCACCGGCCACGATGATCAGCGGCTGATTGCGATGCATATAGGTTTCGATCGCTTCCCACATGCGCATCTGCTCACCTTCCGGTTCCAGTCTGGCCAGGGAACCCTGGGTGATCTCACCTGCCTGATCCCGGCACATTTCGTTGAGAAGCTTGGGATTGGCGAAGGTGGCCCGCTGGGCCGTCAGATGATCGCCACGGTGGGTGGCGTAGGAGTTGAAGTCCTCCTCCGGCAGGCCCATCTTCGCCAGGTACTCACCGGCGGCGCTGCTGGCGAGGATGGCGTTGGAGGGGGAGAGGTGATCGGTGGTGATGTTGTCACCGAGGACCGCCAGGGGACGCATCCCCTGCAGGCTGCGCTCACCGGCCAGTGCCCCTTCCCAGTAAGGTGGACGACGGATGTAGGTGCTTTTTCCACGCCAGTCGTAGAGTGGGCTCTCTGCCGCCACCCGCTCACCCAGATCGAACATGGGCTGGTAGATCTGCTGGAACTGCTCCGGCTTCACCGACTGGTTGACGATGGCGTCGATCTCCTCATCGCTGGGCCAGACATCGTTGAGGGTGATCGGGTTGCCATCCTGGTCATGGCCGAGGGGATCCTGTTCGATGTCGAAGCGAACCGTGCCGGCGATGGCATAGGCCACCACCAGCGGCGGCGAGGCGAGAAACGCCTGCTTGGCATAGGGGTGGATGCGGCCGTCGAAATTACGATTGCCGGAAAGTACGGCGGTGGCGTAGAGATCCCGGTCGATGATCTCCTGCTGGATCTTTGGGTCCAGAGCGCCGCTCATACCGTTACAGGTGGTGCAGGCGTAAGCCACGATGCCGAAACCGAGTTGCTCAAGTTCGCCCAGCAGGCCCGCCTCCTGCAGATAGAGTTTGGCTACCTTGGAGCCGGGGGCAAAAGAGGATTTGACCCAGGGTTTGCGGATCAGTCCCAGCTGGTTGGCCTTGCGCGCCAGCAGGCCGGCGGC
It includes:
- a CDS encoding type II toxin-antitoxin system ParD family antitoxin — protein: MSKNTSITLNEHFNSFIDNQLKNGRFSSTSEVVRAGLRLLEEEETKLVALRKMLDEGESSDFVEYSLDGLISELDDDSH
- a CDS encoding endonuclease domain-containing protein; protein product: MNKRIFAKRLRQNMTDAERVLWKHLRAHRLSGQKFRRQQPVGPYIVDFIHFSEKLIIECDGGQHNQSSTDRKRDAWLSQQGFQILRFWNHDILNNTESVLTEILSLLPPSPLAGEGSGERGNQKEQE
- a CDS encoding type II toxin-antitoxin system RelE/ParE family toxin; this encodes MIPTFKLKARAKDDLKAIAVFTQKRWGRNQRNKYLHQFDDSFHQLADNPNLGSACDYIRPGYRKFPVISHVIYYRISGTECVEIIRILHKHMDVSSKLFEA
- a CDS encoding GNAT family N-acetyltransferase; amino-acid sequence: MERKEKTILLRPAKPEFEEGLQFAHYLDQAAEGFFRIMLGRESESIIATAYIDRGHSLSYEHVIFAEVDTKIVGMSSSFTEKQQRMFSEEPLQSAAKRNVIRLKLMRILFAPIWRILETIPEGDFYVQGIAIEAEFRGAGIGSILMQEIENRARASGSTRLSLDVSAKNDGARRLYKRLGMVESSKWPNSSFIPTVFIRMTKYL
- the acnD gene encoding Fe/S-dependent 2-methylisocitrate dehydratase AcnD, coding for MNTEFRKRLPETDLDYFDTREAVEAIQPGAYSKLPYTSRVLAEQLVRRCDPELLTDALKQLIERRRDLDFPWYPARVVCHDILGQTALVDLAGLRDAIADKGGDPAKVNPVVPTQLIVDHSLAVEHAGFDPEAFEKNRAIEDRRNEDRFHFIEWCKTAFDNVDVIPAGNGIMHQINLEKMSPVIQARDGIAYPDTCVGTDSHTPHVDALGVIAIGVGGLEAENVMLGRASMMRLPEIVGVKLTGQRQPGITATDIVLALTEFLRQQRVVSAYLEFFGEGAESLTIGDRATISNMTPEFGASAGLFYIDQQTIDYLKLTGREPEQVALVENYAKQTGLWSDDLAAAEYERLLEFDLSSVERNMAGPSNPHRRLPTSALAERGIAGAWEEKPGEMPDGAVIIAAITSCTNTSNPRNVVAAGLLARKANQLGLIRKPWVKSSFAPGSKVAKLYLQEAGLLGELEQLGFGIVAYACTTCNGMSGALDPKIQQEIIDRDLYATAVLSGNRNFDGRIHPYAKQAFLASPPLVVAYAIAGTVRFDIEQDPLGHDQDGNPITLNDVWPSDEEIDAIVNQSVKPEQFQQIYQPMFDLGERVAAESPLYDWRGKSTYIRRPPYWEGALAGERSLQGMRPLAVLGDNITTDHLSPSNAILASSAAGEYLAKMGLPEEDFNSYATHRGDHLTAQRATFANPKLLNEMCRDQAGEITQGSLARLEPEGEQMRMWEAIETYMHRNQPLIIVAGADYGQGSSRDWAAKGVRLAGVEAILAEGFERIHRTNLVGMGVLPLEFMPGENRQSYDIDGTETFDVIGQPTPRAELTVVMHRRNGESVEIPVTCRLDTAEEVSVYGAGGVLQRFANDFLEAEAG
- the prpF gene encoding 2-methylaconitate cis-trans isomerase PrpF: MPHKPQIKIPATYMRGGTSKGVFFNLTDLPEAAQQPGEARDQLLLRVIGSPDPYGKQTDGMGGATSSTSKTVILAKSDQPDHDVDYLFGQVAIDKAFVDWSGNCGNLTAAVGSFAIASGLVAPERVPDNGIAVVRIWQKNIQKTIIANVPITNGEVQETGDFELDGVTFPAAEVKIEFMSPVDPSEAMFPTGNLVDDLEVPGIGSFKATMINAGIPTIFLNADEIGYNGTELQEAINGDPAALERFETIRAHGAIKMGLINAVSEAAARQHTPKVAFVSPSASYTASSGKGISADAIDLNVRALSMGKLHHAMMGTAAVAIGTAAAIPGTLVNLAAGGGDRESVTFGHPSGALKVGAAASQQAGNWIVEKVVMSRSARILMEGTVRIPGDVIPV